In Streptantibioticus cattleyicolor NRRL 8057 = DSM 46488, a genomic segment contains:
- a CDS encoding ZIP family metal transporter — protein sequence MAVLIAVGAFLTTLLGGLVAHRIGDRRHLVLGLAAGLMLGVVGFDLLPEALQAQHRPVFGVPAALLTFVAGFLVIHVVERSVAVHRAHEGEYALHVHHHGPGAGPGDGGPSPPDGAQPPRGVGLAAAAALIGHSTLDGFAIGAAFQAGRSVGVVVAVAVVAHDFADGFNTYTITRLYGNARRRALALLGCDALAPVAGAAITLGFTIPAPVLGLYLGFFGGFLLYLATSDILPEAHSPHPSLSTLLCTVAGCGFMWLVIGLAQG from the coding sequence ATGGCGGTACTGATCGCGGTGGGCGCCTTCCTCACCACGCTGCTCGGCGGCTTGGTGGCCCACCGCATCGGCGACCGCCGTCACCTGGTGCTGGGCCTGGCCGCCGGGCTGATGCTCGGGGTGGTCGGCTTCGACCTGCTGCCCGAGGCGCTCCAGGCCCAGCACCGGCCGGTCTTCGGGGTGCCCGCGGCGCTGCTCACCTTCGTGGCCGGATTCCTCGTCATCCACGTGGTCGAGCGTTCGGTCGCCGTCCACCGGGCCCACGAGGGCGAGTACGCGCTCCACGTCCACCACCACGGACCCGGCGCCGGGCCGGGCGACGGCGGCCCGTCACCGCCGGACGGAGCGCAGCCGCCGCGCGGGGTGGGCCTGGCCGCAGCCGCCGCCCTGATCGGCCACAGCACGCTGGACGGCTTCGCCATCGGCGCCGCCTTCCAGGCCGGCCGCTCGGTCGGCGTGGTGGTCGCCGTCGCCGTGGTCGCCCACGACTTCGCCGACGGCTTCAACACGTACACCATCACCCGGCTGTACGGGAACGCCCGGCGCCGGGCGCTGGCGCTGCTCGGCTGCGACGCGCTCGCCCCGGTCGCCGGGGCCGCGATCACCCTGGGGTTCACCATCCCGGCCCCGGTGCTCGGGCTCTACCTCGGGTTCTTCGGCGGCTTCCTGCTCTACCTGGCCACCTCCGACATCCTCCCCGAGGCGCACTCCCCGCACCCGTCGCTGTCCACGCTGCTGTGCACGGTGGCCGGTTGCGGCTTCATGTGGCTGGTGATCGGCCTCGCCCAGGGATGA